The following coding sequences lie in one Nakaseomyces glabratus chromosome I, complete sequence genomic window:
- the CDC14 gene encoding phosphoprotein phosphatase CDC14 (CAGL0I09064g~Ortholog(s) have protein serine/threonine phosphatase activity, protein tyrosine/serine/threonine phosphatase activity), which yields MRRSIYLDNTIEFLRGRVYLGAYDYTPEATDEIVFFTIEDSIFYNSFHLDFGPMNIGHLYRFAVIFHEILNDPENAQKAVVFYSSASTRQRANSACLLCCYMILVQGWTPHQVLQPLAQVDPPFMPFRDAGYSNADFEITIQDVVYGVWRAKEKGLIDLHSFNLETYERYEHVENGDFNVLTPDFIAFASPQEDPKVLSSGTLTPKSHLNQPFRSVLNFFANNNVHLVVRLNSHLYNKKHFEDVGIQHLDLIFEDGTCPDMSIVKNFVGAAETIIRRGGKIAVHCKAGLGRTGCLIGAHLIYTYGFTANECIGFLRFIRPGMVVGPQQHWLYLHQNDFREWKYTMRLSTKPSEIIGGLYPLVSVEEYRLQKKRLKEGKRSSDITSNNRVNSNDEVRDIEMTPARGSKYERQNDMKPTETAYKTAVPQHSPGQPRKGQNGTNTIEQISKNGKSNSKTQHNNMVVDNNSDDDSMTSNYQNSSSQNRITRQTTESDEEGLLKQLLPKNRRVASGRRNVSAAGGVRKASGTVKR from the coding sequence ATGCGCAGAAGTATATATTTAGACAATACGATTGAATTCCTGCGAGGTCGGGTTTACCTCGGTGCATATGATTATACCCCGGAAGCCACTGATGAGATTGTCTTTTTCACCATCGAGGACTCGATCTTTTATAATAGCTTTCACTTGGACTTTGGTCCCATGAATATCGGTCACTTGTACCGTTTCGCAGTTATATTTcatgaaattttgaatgaTCCAGAAAATGCACAGAAAGCAGTTGTGTTCTACTCCTCTGCCTCGACCAGGCAGAGAGCTAACTCTGCATGTCTGTTGTGTTGTTACATGATCTTAGTGCAAGGTTGGACACCACATCAAGTTTTGCAACCATTGGCCCAAGTTGATCCACCATTTATGCCTTTCAGAGATGCAGGTTACTCTAACGCCGACTTTGAAATTACTATTCAAGACGTTGTGTATGGTGTGTGGAGAGCTAAGGAAAAGGGATTGATCGATCTACATTCATTTAATCTAGAGACTTATGAACGTTACGAGCATGTTGAAAATGGTGACTTCAATGTTCTAACACCAGATTTCATTGCATTTGCATCCCCTCAGGAGGATCCTAAGGTTCTATCCTCTGGTACCCTGACTCCTAAGTCACACCTAAATCAGCCTTTCAGAAGTGTATTAAACTTCTTTGCAAACAATAATGTCCACTTAGTCGTAAGATTGAATTCTCATCTATATAATAAGAAGCATTTTGAGGACGTCGGAATTCAGCACCTCGATCTTATTTTTGAGGATGGTACATGCCCAGATATGTCAATTGTTAAGAATTTTGTAGGTGCTGCAGAAACTATAATAAGAAGAGGTGGTAAAATAGCTGTGCATTGTAAAGCTGGTCTTGGGAGGACAGGTTGCTTAATTGGTGCACATTTAATATATACTTATGGATTCACAGCTAATGAATGTATCGGGTTTTTGAGATTTATTAGACCTGGTATGGTTGTGGGGCCTCAGCAACATTGGTTGTATCTACATCAAAACGATTTTAGAGAATGGAAGTATACCATGAGACTCTCCACCAAGCCAAGCGAGATAATAGGCGGCTTATATCCTTTAGTGAGTGTGGAAGAGTATAGactacaaaagaaaagattaaaGGAAGGCAAGCGCTCTTCCGATATCACAAGTAATAACAGAGTCAATAGCAATGATGAGGTACGGGATATTGAAATGACGCCTGCTAGAGGATCTAAATATGAAAGACAAAATGACATGAAGCCGACCGAAACAGCTTACAAGACTGCTGTCCCACAGCACTCACCAGGTCAACCAAGAAAAGGTCAGAATGGAACGAATACCATAGAACAAATTAGTAAAAATGGCAAGTCTAATAGCAAAACACAGCACAACAATATGGTAGTGGACAACAATTCGGATGATGATTCCATGACTAGCAATTATCAAAACTCCTCTTCTCAAAACAGAATTACAAGGCAAACAACAGaaagtgatgaagaaggtcTATTGAAGCAATTGTTACCAAAGAATAGAAGAGTCGCATCAGGAAGAAGGAATGTCagtgctgctggtggtgTAAGAAAGGCCAGTGGTACAGTTAAAAGGTGA
- a CDS encoding MCT family MFS transporter (CAGL0I09086g~Has domain(s) with predicted role in transmembrane transport and integral component of membrane localization) gives MGPEVEKDTQLRKAVTDGLWRVLTGDKSVGVGVKKSSTTPDLEDPREDVNQLDDEQLLDDQRNRILESRFDVADAFNMQETMEDVDEQQHKSEQVSQLASDTSSNVESIMSMAQTTEGEQLERVPTIKKVFTNKSTGQIDLPPDGGYGWICCFCVFLVMFSTWGCNSGFGVFLGFYLNNDTYPHATKYDYALIAGFTVALGQGMSPFVMVIMRIIGMKPTMLFGDALLLAGFILASFTKKIWQLYLTQGVLIGFGISFIFVPSTVVLPGWFLKRRAVALGISLLGTGAGGVTYGLAANKMIQNTGNTRWALRILGISCSTTVVVATMLIRERKPIKPIGLKNFKAIRKEFHTMFSVKILKRPIVLLIAVWFAFALFGYNLMIFTLSPYSIAKGLSAHDASTLTAVLNGSQAIGRPLMGLAGDRFGRTNVTISLTTLLAIYLFAFWIPSHTFVQLLFFSIMTGSCVGVANVMSTVLIADMAGPVDFLPAWACVNYLGAPLLLLPEVIAQALTQPEHKSNPYLHTQIFAGCCFSFALLLACCVRSSAVWLKYNQKLIEVETKLKEYANDRQSSDEKSNTSINLSYSNEEKRLIELRDRYKELLKRTPRAYVKRIVHKMIV, from the coding sequence ATGGGTCCCGAGGTGGAAAAGGATACACAACTGAGGAAAGCAGTAACTGATGGTCTGTGGCGGGTACTTACCGGGGACAAGAGCGTGGGTGTCGGCGTGAAGAAAAGTAGCACCACACCTGACCTTGAAGACCCCAGAGAGGATGTAAATCAACTAGACGATGAGCAATTGCTTGACGACCAGCGGAACCGCATTCTCGAGTCACGCTTTGATGTTGCAGACGCATTTAACATGCAAGAAACCATGGAAGATGTGGACGAACAACAGCACAAATCAGAACAAGTATCCCAGCTTGCCTCGGACACATCTTCTAATGTAGAGTCCATAATGTCGATGGCACAGACCACAGAAGGTGAACAGCTTGAGCGCGTACCTACTATAAAGAAAGTCTTCACGAATAAGTCCACTGGCCAAATAGACCTCCCTCCGGATGGGGGTTACGGTTGGATATGTTGCTTCTGTGTGTTCTTGGTGATGTTCTCTACCTGGGGCTGTAACTCTGGATTTGGTGTATTTCTTGGTTTCTATCTCAATAACGATACGTACCCACACGCAACCAAGTATGACTACGCCTTGATTGCCGGTTTTACTGTAGCGTTGGGGCAAGGTATGTCTCCCTTCGTAATGGTCATTATGAGGATTATAGGTATGAAGCCAACAATGCTCTTTGGAGATGCACTGTTGCTAGCTGGGTTTATCCTTGCATCCTTTACCAAGAAAATATGGCAATTATACCTAACACAGGGTGTCCTCATTGGTTTCGGAATTTCATTCATATTTGTTCCAAGCACAGTGGTGTTGCCAGGTTGGTTCTTGAAAAGAAGAGCCGTGGCTTTGGGTATATCCCTGCTTGGAACGGGTGCCGGCGGGGTTACTTATGGCTTAGCAGCGAATAAAATGATACAAAATACCGGCAATACTCGGTGGGCACTTCGTATATTGGGAATTAGTTGTTCCACTACTGTTGTTGTGGCTACGATGCTGATTCGTGAGCGTAAGCCCATAAAGCCTATTGGTCTAAAGAACTTCAAGGCTATAAGGAAAGAATTTCATACCATGTTTAGTGTAAAAATTCTAAAGAGACCCATTGTGTTATTGATTGCTGTGTGGTTTGCCTTTGCACTATTCGGCTAtaatttaatgatattCACACTTTCACCCTACTCAATAGCAAAAGGACTATCTGCACATGATGCATCAACTCTTACCGCTGTATTGAATGGTTCCCAGGCCATTGGTCGTCCTTTGATGGGTCTAGCCGGTGACAGGTTTGGAAGAACGAACGTCACAATCTCGCTAACAACTCTACTTGCCATATACTTGTTTGCATTTTGGATACCCTCGCACACTTTTGTTCaactactatttttttctattatgACAGGTTCCTGTGTTGGTGTCGCTAACGTTATGAGTACTGTGTTAATTGCTGATATGGCCGGACCAGTAGATTTTTTACCAGCGTGGGCCTGTGTGAATTATTTGGGAGCACCTTTGTTACTGCTACCTGAGGTAATAGCCCAAGCGCTGACACAGCCAGAACATAAGAGCAATCCATACCTGCATACACAAATATTTGCTGGGTGTTGCTTTAGCTTTGCGTTACTATTAGCATGCTGTGTAAGGTCTTCTGCAGTATGGCTTAAGTATAATCAAAAACTGATTGAGGTTGAGACGAAGTTGAAAGAGTATGCCAACGATAGACAGAGTTCGGATGAAAAATCAAACACTTCCATCAATCTTTCTTATAGTAATGAGGAAAAACGATTAATTGAACTAAGAGATCGTTATAAGGAATTGCTAAAGAGGACCCCCAGGGCATATGTCAAGAGAATTGTTCACAAGATGATAGTTTGA
- a CDS encoding MCT family MFS transporter (CAGL0I09108g~Has domain(s) with predicted role in transmembrane transport and integral component of membrane localization) — protein MVEEGSCASSVSVDSSYERSSLEVRSYTRDGRDADQYKLHNGNTRTRTLSDSKEGVWRALTNDGTSIVDVLHVRDQSPHESEEKDLKQADEKAVDYDEEDDRLLESRFDLADALRLVDTRQSMQDKENVQIRNRRYSGDDESIKSAYQSEDSIPIERVPTIKKVFTNKSTGQLDLPPDGGYGWVCVFCVFLAMFSTWGCNSGFGVFLGFYLNNDTYPGATKYDYALIAGLTVALGQGASPFVMVMMRVIGMKPTMLFGNALLLAGFLLASFSTKIWQLYLTQGVMSGASIAIVCVPATVVLPGWFLKRRAVAVGLSLLGTGLGGMVYGLAANKMIQSRGNTHLALRVLAITCTVSNIVATVLIKERVPKKPVGIRSWKAIVQQFKVMFTIDLVKKPFVLLIATWFSLALLGYIIMVFTMSPYAIARGMTAHNASALTAILNAAQSVGRPTMGLAGDRFGRTNVTITMTTLLMVFVFGFWIPAHTFLQMIFFSICVGSCVGVANVMNTVLIADMVGPEEFLPAWAFVCYIGSPLCLVAEVIAQALTVPEHKSNPYLHTQIFAGCCFTAALLLALMLREYSVRLKYEGKRRELLREIKEDGALDALHQKEEYDALLSKTTSAYFKRMTKKLII, from the coding sequence ATGGTAGAGGAAGGTTCTTGTGCATCTAGTGTCTCTGTGGACAGTTCTTATGAGCGTTCCTCGCTGGAGGTTAGAAGTTATACTCGTGATGGGCGTGACGCTGACCAGTACAAGCTGCATAACGGTAACACAAGAACGAGAACTCTAAGCGACTCTAAGGAAGGTGTATGGCGTGCTTTGACTAATGATGGTACCAGTATAGTTGATGTGCTGCATGTAAGAGATCAATCCCCACATGAGAGTGAAGAAAAAGACCTGAAGCAAGCAGATGAGAAAGCTGTGGActatgatgaagaagatgacaGACTACTGGAATCGAGGTTTGACCTGGCTGATGCACTGCGGCTTGTGGACACAAGGCAGTCTATGcaagataaagaaaatgtcCAGATAAGGAACAGGCGGTACTCCGGTGATGATGAGAGTATAAAATCAGCCTACCAGTCTGAAGACAGCATCCCCATTGAGCGGGTTCCAACAATAAAGAAAGTTTTCACTAACAAATCCACAGGCCAATTGGATCTTCCACCGGATGGAGGCTATGGCTGGGTTTGTGTGTTTTGTGTTTTCTTAGCAATGTTTTCTACATGGGGATGTAACTCTGGGTTTGGTGTGTTCTTGGGTTTTTACTTGAACAACGATACCTATCCCGGTGCTACAAAATACGATTATGCGCTGATCGCTGGGCTTACGGTTGCTCTCGGTCAAGGTGCCTCCCCTTTTGTCATGGTCATGATGAGAGTTATTGGTATGAAGCCCACTATGCTTTTTGGCAATGCACTTTTGCTTGCCGGTTTCCTTCTAGCTTCGTTTAGTACCAAGATATGGCAGTTGTACTTGACTCAGGGTGTAATGTCTGGAGCGTCTATTGCAATAGTGTGTGTTCCAGCAACTGTTGTTCTACCTGGTTGGTTTCTGAAACGTAGAGCAGTTGCTGTTGGGTTATCCTTACTGGGAACTGGTCTTGGTGGTATGGTGTATGGTCTTGCTGCTAATAAAATGATCCAAAGCCGTGGTAATACGCATCTGGCGTTACGAGTATTGGCAATAACATGTACAGTTAGTAATATTGTCGCGACTGTATTGATCAAGGAGCGTGTGCCTAAGAAACCCGTGGGTATCAGATCTTGGAAAGCCATTGTTCAGCAATTTAAGGTCATGTTTACAATTGACTTGGTCAAGAAGCCATTTGTGCTGTTAATTGCTACGTGGTTTAGTTTAGCACTGCTAGGTTATATTATCATGGTGTTTACGATGTCTCCCTATGCCATTGCAAGGGGCATGACAGCTCACAATGCCTCTGCGCTAACGGCGATCCTGAACGCCGCCCAGTCGGTCGGGCGTCCGACGATGGGGCTTGCAGGAGATCGATTTGGTCGGACTAATGTCACCATCACTATGACCACACTCTTGATGGTGTTCGTCTTCGGGTTCTGGATCCCAGCCCACACATTCCTACAGAtgatattcttttcaatatGCGTGGGATCCTGTGTCGGTGTCGCAAATGTCATGAACACAGTGCTAATTGCTGACATGGTGGGCCCCGAGGAGTTTCTTCCAGCCTGGGCCTTCGTATGCTACATAGGCTCCCCGTTGTGTCTCGTTGCGGAAGTGATTGCGCAGGCATTGACTGTCCCAGAGCACAAGAGCAACCCATACTTGCACACGCAAATATTCGCGGGGTGCTGCTTCACAGCAGCGCTTTTGCTAGCATTGATGCTGAGGGAGTACTCCGTTAGGCTCAAATACGAGGGCAAGAGAAGGGAGCTTCTGCGTGAGATCAAAGAGGACGGTGCGCTGGACGCCTTACACCAGAAAGAGGAGTACGACGCCCTCCTCAGCAAAACCACATCAGCTTACTTCAAGAGAATGACCAAGAAACTAATCATATAG
- the PTR3 gene encoding Ptr3p (CAGL0I09130g~Ortholog(s) have role in response to amino acid and extrinsic component of plasma membrane localization), with translation MEQIRSLQDRILYLPDNRDEDTGEVTYGIVSDAVTLSCACVVSAKLCNQNLKACPVCEKVDIYVIGPCKPLRLLYQELQRIKRDSSKHILTEFKDIDQAATVLHDNDNTTNDNNNDDDISHTNSNMNTNEIDSLLPPITKNLEFFSMMEDQPIADTSNNNISFPVISSNTGDQSLSDIPTASLLSDTKNSSSDDNNTQSLMHLFHTVAIRVNNKYQDNDKTLSGAIGPTKDKLRYDVPFSSLKEEEDDFRALDNASNTRTVPISLENNSSNFSSTNLANEGNNQYLQFSSLSASKANDSQTNLDHILSGNSAISVDEKRELYYAKCFPMYRKRFQFNTHSKFNFIKSNTSSFINTAISPDCTKFALITDSKWEVYSMPTREDRHSNTPQLLFCGKSNGQYGSNYKELKRSANKKLDHSNSHQSFCRLSNDLLVISGSNNQFRVYNLNGNGEYIHSYKSSFPIRCIDIDPASQIIAYGITGKDRNTGAEQALIAFHQISKNKVTTETEFSEPVTVTLPYRDPINSIQLSNDGKFISCSTALESRFLIISVERPKEPRLLMKSLRTIDSSMESEGITDTKLFPGNPNIMCVTSCAFNSPPIVINTRINNKKNGIRTVAQPSMIMRISELGSQIHKCEISPRNDSIAFLDKNGSVYVMSTPAMMDNEKRRVALVDIVANSHRVYESASFRFSPDGHQLFIIDRKGILYIEDFAAGQPQDLDVTKCKQID, from the coding sequence ATGGAACAAATAAGGTCATTACAGGATAGGATTTTGTATCTACCGGATAATAGAGATGAAGATACTGGTGAGGTAACATACGGCATTGTATCAGATGCGGTGACATTGTCGTGTGCTTGTGTGGTTTCTGCCAAATTGTGCAACCAGAACTTGAAAGCATGTCCCGTTTGTGAAAAAGTCGACATCTATGTTATTGGTCCATGCAAACCGCTAAGACTACTTTATCAAGAACTGCAAAGGATCAAGAGAGATAGTTCAAAACATATTCTCACTGAATTTAAGGATATAGACCAAGCCGCTACAGTTTTACATGACAATGACAATACTACGAATGATAATAacaatgatgatgacatAAGTCATACTAACAGCAACATGAATACgaatgaaattgatagtCTTTTACCTCCTATAACTAAGAACcttgaatttttttccatGATGGAGGATCAACCAATAGCTGACACAagcaataacaatatatcATTTCCGGTCATAAGTTCTAATACTGGAGACCAATCACTCTCTGATATACCAACTGCTTCACTTCTCTCTGATACCAAAAATAGTAGTAGTGATGACAATAATACTCAATCTTTGATGCATTTGTTTCACACAGTTGCGATTCGTGTTAACAACAAATACCAGGATAATGATAAGACTCTGTCTGGAGCAATTGGCCCTACGAAAGATAAATTACGTTATGATGTACCGTTTAGTTCCttgaaagaggaagaggatgATTTCCGAGCCTTAGATAATGCTTCAAATACTAGAACTGTCCCAATATCACTTGAGAACAATTCGTCTAATTTCAGTTCTACAAATCTTGCCAACGAGGGAAATAATCAATATTTACAGTTTTCATCGCTGTCTGCAAGTAAGGCCAACGATTCACAAACAAATTTGGACCACATATTATCAGGAAATTCAGCAATATCGGTTGACGAGAAGAGGGAATTATACTATGCTAAGTGCTTCCCAATGTATAGGAAAAGATTTCAATTTAACACTCACTCAAAGtttaattttatcaaatccAATACTTCATCCTTCATTAATACAGCTATATCACCAGATTGCACTAAGTTTGCATTGATTACGGATTCTAAATGGGAGGTATATTCCATGCCAACTAGGGAGGATAGGCATTCAAATACACCACAGCTGTTATTTTGTGGCAAATCGAATGGCCAATATGGTTCAAATTACAAGGAGCTGAAAAGAAGTGCAAACAAGAAGCTGGATCATTCAAACTCCCATCAGTCATTTTGTAGATTATCAAACGACCTGCTAGTGATATCTGGATCTAATAATCAGTTTAGAGTTTACAATTTAAATGGCAATGGTGAATATATTCACTCATACAAGTCTTCATTTCCAATTCGATGTATTGATATAGACCCAGCTTCACAGATCATTGCTTATGGGATAACAGGGAAAGATAGAAACACAGGTGCAGAACAGGCATTGATAGCATTTCACCAAataagtaaaaataaagttACAACTGAAACTGAATTTTCAGAACCTGTTACAGTAACTCTACCTTATCGTGATCCAATAAACTCCATCCAACTATCGAATGACGGCAAATTCATCTCATGTTCAACAGCACTGGAGTCCCGTTTCCTTATAATATCAGTTGAAAGACCAAAGGAACCGAGACTGTTAATGAAGAGTCTGAGAACGATTGATTCATCTATGGAATCAGAAGGTATTACAGATACGAAGCTTTTCCCAGGCAATCCTAACATTATGTGTGTAACGTCATGTGCTTTCAATTCACCTCCAATTGTGATCAACACAAGGATCAACAATAAGAAGAATGGTATAAGAACTGTTGCACAACCTAGTATGATAATGAGAATCAGTGAGTTGGGATCACAAATACACAAATGTGAAATATCCCCACGTAATGATTCCATTGCATTTTTAGATAAAAATGGTTCTGTATACGTGATGTCAACTCCTGCAATGATGGACAATGAGAAAAGAAGAGTTGCTTTAGTTGATATAGTAGCTAACTCTCACCGAGTTTACGAGTCTGCATCATTTCGGTTCAGTCCCGATGGCCATCAACTGTTTATCATCGATAGGAAAGGAATCTTATACATCGAAGACTTCGCTGCCGGCCAGCCTCAAGATCTAGACGTTACCAAATGTAAACAAATCGACTAA
- the POP4 gene encoding RNase P/RNase MRP complex subunit (CAGL0I09152g~Ortholog(s) have rRNA primary transcript binding, ribonuclease MRP activity, ribonuclease P activity): protein MDKAQDFINNNLLTKCFNDPKNEIDEGRLLDTLMLLPTDGGSTSRIKKIIEKRTRLHDTKVKNKVPNSEPIDYDKYKQANYKKINKRSKQSLKDFIIKSKLSVNKAKQIAHEKNITKKADLFKYLETNDPELYKDLPKYEKFRPLFSELWISYIQELLNISYPCQSTEFKANGMQILTKLSMADYNGAALRVTKSKNHNTVGIEGIVVWDAQKNFIMITSGSLVDEIKIIPKKGTLFDFEIPLNDEQALQYSILGDRFKYRSVDRAGRKFKTRRCDDLLFYVFDS, encoded by the coding sequence ATGGATAAAGCCCAGgatttcatcaacaacaacctTTTAACCAAGTGTTTCAATGACccaaaaaatgaaatagaCGAAGGCAGACTGCTCGATACACTTATGTTGCTGCCGACAGATGGTGGATCTACATCGCGCATTAAAAAGATCATAGAGAAACGGACCAGACTACATGACACGAAGGTGAAGAATAAAGTACCGAATTCAGAACCTATAGATTATGACAAATACAAGCAAGCTAATTACAAAAAGATTAATAAAAGGTCTAAACAGTCACTTAAGGATTTCATAATCAAATCCAAATTAAGTGTTAATAAAGCCAAACAGATAGCCCATGAGAAGaatattacaaaaaaagCTGACTTGTTTAAATACCTAGAGACCAATGATCCCGAGCTTTATAAAGATCTGCCTAAATATGAGAAATTCAGGCCTCTATTTTCTGAACTTTGGATTAGCTATATACAAGAATTGCTAAACATATCATACCCATGCCAGAGTACAGAATTCAAAGCAAATGGCATGCAAATTTTGACAAAGTTGTCAATGGCAGATTATAATGGTGCCGCCCTAAGAGTCACAAAGAGCAAAAATCATAATACGGTAGGAATAGAAGGTATTGTTGTTTGGGACGCACAAAAGAATTTTATAATGATTACTAGTGGCTCTCTTGTGGATGAGATCAAGATAATACCAAAGAAAGGGACCCTCTTCGACTTTGAAATTCCATTAAATGATGAACAGGCCTTACAATATAGCATCCTTGGTGATAGATTCAAATATAGAAGTGTCGATAGAGCTGGCAGAAAATTCAAGACCAGAAGATGCGATGATTTGCTCTTTTATGTATTTGATAGCTGA
- the SHG1 gene encoding Shg1p (CAGL0I09174g~Ortholog(s) have histone methyltransferase activity (H3-K4 specific) activity, role in histone H3-K4 methylation and Set1C/COMPASS complex localization), which produces MDRRTVKQDPARDLTERFKKEGHFDKLKQEILAKTIECGGDSKTIQEALKLSVSDVVRQLVNEDEEIVFKNRGSTSAMLEGQLIKNNYAKIKDSEFGVDVEKFVGEALSDPAIRDEIKRGLVDMTADEKKEEGTDKLNVDANGNNSEKTQEMADNNGEIAT; this is translated from the coding sequence ATGGATAGGAGGACAGTAAAGCAGGATCCAGCTCGCGATCTGACGGAAAGATTTAAGAAAGAAGGACATTTCGATAAGCTAAAGCAAGAGATATTGGCGAAGACAATAGAGTGCGGTGGTGACTCAAAGACTATACAAGAGGCACTCAAGTTGTCGGTTTCTGATGTTGTGCGACAGCTAgtaaatgaagatgaagagattGTTTTCAAGAACAGGGGCTCGACAAGTGCAATGCTCGAAGGTCAACTAATAAAGAACAACTACGCCAAAATAAAGGACTCTGAATTTGGTGTGGATGTTGAAAAGTTTGTAGGTGAGGCTCTGAGTGATCCGGCCATTAGAGATGAGATTAAAAGAGGTTTGGTTGATATGACCgctgatgaaaaaaaagaagaaggcaCTGATAAATTAAATGTTGACGCTAATGGGAACAATTCAGAGAAAACTCAGGAGATGGCCGACAATAATGGAGAGATTGCCACTTGA